In the Paraburkholderia acidisoli genome, one interval contains:
- a CDS encoding zinc-dependent alcohol dehydrogenase family protein has product MKAAVVRAPGGLDRIELREIDDPGAPGPGEIRVALHATSLNFHDLLVANGAIPTADGRVLMSDGAGVVEAVGAGVSDFKAGDHVVSCFFPQWPDGLPWQAVGNFAQTPGDGAEGFATHYAVRPASAFTHAPRGWTHAEAATLTTAGLTAWRALVADGGLKAGDTVLTLGTGGVSIAALQIGRMMGATVIVTSSSDEKLARAKTLGADHVVNYRQHANWGTLVRNLTGGRGVDHVIEVGGPGTLAQSIDAVCVGGHIALIGVLTGREGTVPTSTLMAKQARLQGLIVGSRRQQQEYVAALDRAGVRPAIDRTFGLDELAEAFRHQEAGAHFGKICATW; this is encoded by the coding sequence ATGAAGGCCGCCGTGGTGCGCGCGCCGGGCGGGCTCGATCGCATCGAGTTGCGCGAGATCGACGATCCCGGCGCGCCCGGCCCCGGTGAGATTCGCGTGGCGCTGCACGCGACCTCGCTGAATTTCCACGATCTGCTGGTCGCCAACGGCGCGATTCCCACCGCCGACGGCCGCGTGCTGATGTCGGACGGCGCGGGCGTGGTGGAAGCGGTCGGCGCGGGCGTGAGCGACTTCAAGGCGGGCGATCACGTCGTTTCTTGCTTCTTCCCGCAATGGCCCGACGGTTTGCCGTGGCAGGCGGTTGGCAACTTCGCGCAAACGCCCGGCGACGGCGCCGAGGGTTTCGCCACCCACTACGCGGTGCGCCCCGCGAGCGCGTTCACGCACGCCCCGCGCGGCTGGACCCACGCCGAAGCCGCCACCCTCACCACGGCCGGTTTGACCGCCTGGCGCGCGCTGGTCGCGGACGGTGGCCTCAAGGCCGGCGACACGGTGCTCACGCTCGGCACCGGCGGCGTGTCGATCGCCGCGTTGCAGATCGGGCGGATGATGGGCGCGACGGTCATCGTCACCTCGTCGTCGGACGAGAAGCTCGCGCGCGCGAAAACGCTGGGCGCCGATCACGTCGTCAATTACCGGCAGCATGCGAACTGGGGCACGCTCGTGCGCAATCTCACGGGCGGCCGAGGCGTCGATCACGTGATCGAGGTGGGCGGCCCGGGCACGCTCGCGCAATCGATCGACGCGGTGTGCGTGGGCGGCCATATCGCGCTGATCGGCGTGCTCACCGGCCGCGAGGGCACGGTGCCCACGTCCACGCTGATGGCGAAACAGGCGCGGCTGCAAGGGCTGATCGTCGGCAGCCGGCGGCAGCAGCAGGAGTACGTGGCCGCACTCGATCGCGCGGGCGTGCGCCCGGCGATCGATCGCACGTTCGGTCTCGACGAACTCGCCGAGGCCTTCCGGCATCAGGAGGCCGGCGCGCACTTCGGCAAGATCTGCGCGACGTGGTGA
- a CDS encoding LysR family transcriptional regulator translates to MLDLNLLRALDALLDERNVTRAAQRLSLTQPAVSAMLTRLRESFDDPLFVRTQRGIVPTERALQLAVPLKQVLSDIEQMMQPQAFVPETAELTFTIASTDYALRALVVPFLARLRETAPGIRAVVVPVQHERLSAQLESGNVDIALITPETTPADLHARHLFEERYVCVMRTDHPAAAQPLTLERFCTLDHALVSYTGGSLRGVTDEALARIGRSRRVTVSVNSFLVLPEILSTSDLIAVVPSRLAHGLQGLKIVEPPLAIPGFTKTMVWHERTHRAPAHRWVREVMGETGAGM, encoded by the coding sequence ATGCTAGACCTGAATCTCTTGCGGGCGCTCGACGCCTTGCTCGACGAACGCAACGTCACGCGCGCCGCGCAACGCCTGTCGCTCACGCAACCGGCGGTGAGCGCGATGCTCACGCGTCTGCGTGAGAGTTTCGACGATCCGCTGTTCGTGCGCACGCAACGTGGCATTGTGCCGACCGAACGCGCGCTGCAACTGGCCGTGCCGCTCAAGCAGGTGCTCAGCGACATCGAACAGATGATGCAACCGCAGGCCTTCGTGCCCGAGACGGCGGAACTGACCTTCACGATTGCCTCGACGGATTACGCGCTGCGTGCGCTCGTCGTGCCGTTTCTCGCGCGGCTGCGCGAAACGGCGCCCGGCATTCGCGCCGTGGTCGTGCCGGTGCAGCACGAGCGCCTGAGCGCGCAACTCGAGAGCGGCAACGTGGACATCGCGCTCATCACGCCCGAGACCACGCCGGCCGACCTGCACGCGCGCCATCTCTTCGAGGAGCGCTACGTGTGCGTGATGCGCACCGATCATCCGGCGGCGGCGCAGCCGCTCACGCTCGAACGCTTTTGCACGCTCGATCACGCGCTCGTGTCGTACACGGGCGGCAGCCTGCGCGGCGTCACCGACGAAGCGCTCGCGCGCATTGGGCGCTCGCGGCGCGTGACGGTGTCGGTGAACAGCTTTCTGGTGCTACCCGAGATCCTCTCGACCAGCGACCTGATCGCGGTGGTGCCGTCGCGGCTCGCGCACGGGTTGCAGGGGCTCAAGATCGTGGAGCCGCCGCTGGCCATCCCGGGCTTTACGAAGACGATGGTGTGGCACGAGCGCACGCATCGCGCGCCGGCGCACCGGTGGGTGCGCGAGGTGATGGGGGAGACGGGGGCGGGGATGTGA
- a CDS encoding DUF3022 domain-containing protein codes for MKTFDFDQRVEEIQLAMVDVFDSPKRPAISLVDEGETVFLQISWVVESHRDTTLDARCAATLRFTRAQLDRYAALDTARRVEVQQRLRQRVRERFEAERPPAHDGECAFELAISDTEFDTRPAFQ; via the coding sequence ATGAAAACCTTCGACTTCGATCAACGCGTCGAGGAAATCCAGCTTGCCATGGTGGATGTTTTCGACTCGCCTAAACGGCCCGCCATCAGCCTCGTCGACGAGGGCGAGACCGTCTTCCTGCAAATCTCGTGGGTCGTGGAGTCGCATCGCGATACCACGCTCGACGCCCGCTGCGCCGCCACGCTGCGCTTCACGCGCGCGCAACTCGACCGCTACGCGGCGCTCGACACCGCACGCCGCGTCGAGGTTCAACAGCGCCTGCGGCAGCGCGTACGCGAACGATTCGAGGCCGAACGTCCGCCCGCGCATGACGGCGAGTGCGCATTCGAACTCGCGATCTCCGACACCGAATTCGACACGCGCCCCGCTTTCCAGTAA
- a CDS encoding porin, with product MMRRSTALLGLLGVAIGAHAQSNVTLYGLIDTSLVYTNNQKGADNYQMSSGVESGSRWGLKGAEDLGGGYAAIFQLENGFSSTAGTLGQNGRMFGRAAWVGAATPYGTVTLGRQNEPSADFLGPLAASNQWAGGIGAHPGDTDNLYVNSRISNSVKFLSQSYHGFRAGALFSFGGTAGDFNNNRIWSVAAGYNQGPLAVGVSYIDTSRPNTALWDGTAGSAAISPNNSPIFSGYTSARTQRVASVAGNYTFGRAKFGLAYSNSRFEDLGSGAAAAPLAAYRNATAVFDNAEVNFNYQFTPSVLLGVAYDYTNSHGAGDAHYNQFNLGGDYLFSKRTDVYLTAAYQHASGTDSTGKAAVAALWPITASSNSHQIVAAVGLRHKF from the coding sequence ATGATGAGAAGGTCCACCGCATTGCTTGGCTTGTTGGGCGTCGCGATCGGCGCGCATGCGCAGAGCAATGTCACCCTCTACGGTTTGATCGACACTTCGCTCGTGTACACGAACAACCAGAAAGGCGCCGACAACTACCAGATGTCGAGCGGCGTCGAATCCGGCAGCCGCTGGGGCCTGAAGGGCGCGGAAGATCTCGGCGGCGGCTACGCGGCCATCTTCCAGCTCGAAAACGGCTTCAGCAGCACGGCGGGCACGCTCGGCCAGAACGGCCGCATGTTCGGCCGCGCCGCGTGGGTGGGCGCCGCCACGCCGTACGGCACGGTCACGCTGGGCCGCCAGAACGAACCGTCGGCGGACTTTCTCGGGCCGCTCGCGGCGTCGAACCAGTGGGCGGGCGGCATCGGCGCGCATCCCGGCGACACCGACAACCTCTACGTCAACTCGCGTATCAGCAACAGCGTGAAGTTCCTGAGCCAGAGCTATCACGGCTTCCGCGCGGGTGCGTTGTTCAGCTTCGGCGGCACGGCGGGCGACTTCAACAACAACCGCATCTGGAGCGTCGCGGCCGGTTACAACCAAGGGCCGCTCGCGGTGGGCGTGTCGTATATCGACACTTCGCGCCCGAACACGGCGCTGTGGGACGGCACGGCGGGCTCGGCCGCGATCTCGCCGAACAACTCGCCGATCTTCTCCGGCTACACCTCGGCGCGCACGCAGCGCGTGGCGTCGGTGGCGGGCAACTACACGTTCGGCCGGGCGAAGTTCGGTCTCGCGTATTCGAATTCGCGCTTCGAGGATCTCGGCTCGGGCGCCGCGGCGGCGCCGCTCGCCGCGTACCGCAACGCCACGGCCGTGTTCGACAACGCCGAAGTCAACTTCAACTATCAGTTCACGCCGTCCGTGCTGCTCGGCGTGGCGTACGACTACACCAACAGCCACGGCGCGGGCGACGCGCACTATAACCAGTTCAACCTCGGCGGCGACTATCTGTTCTCGAAGCGCACCGACGTCTATCTCACGGCCGCCTACCAGCACGCGAGCGGCACGGATTCGACCGGCAAGGCCGCCGTGGCGGCGCTCTGGCCGATCACGGCGTCGAGCAATTCGCACCAGATCGTCGCGGCAGTGGGGCTGCGTCACAAGTTCTGA
- the dapA gene encoding 4-hydroxy-tetrahydrodipicolinate synthase codes for MTVNFRGIVPALITPMTADEEVDEAGLRTLVERLIEKGVHALFVLGTNGEFIALSEAEKLRIARIAVDQARSRVPVIAGTGAYATRDVIALNAKMQDAGVDALSVITPYFNGATQAELFTHYERIARATPLPVMLYTIPAKAGITLTVDTVRRLAEIPNIRGIKDSGGDFDRLLQLINLRRDDFAVFTGTDSMILWTLIAGGDGAVAATTNAVPDVVMSIWNHFQAGEIEAARRAQESLRALRDAFALGTMPVVLKTAAAMLGMPAGPARAPAQALDAATREKLAKALAIYPRVA; via the coding sequence ATGACAGTGAATTTCCGGGGCATCGTCCCTGCCCTCATCACCCCGATGACCGCCGACGAGGAAGTCGACGAAGCGGGCCTGCGCACCCTCGTCGAGCGCCTCATCGAAAAGGGCGTGCATGCGCTGTTCGTGCTCGGCACCAACGGCGAGTTCATCGCGCTCTCGGAAGCGGAAAAGCTGCGCATCGCGCGCATTGCCGTCGACCAGGCGCGTTCGCGCGTGCCCGTGATCGCGGGCACCGGCGCCTACGCCACGCGCGACGTGATCGCCCTCAACGCGAAGATGCAGGACGCGGGCGTGGACGCGCTCTCGGTCATCACGCCGTATTTCAACGGCGCGACGCAAGCGGAACTCTTCACGCATTACGAACGCATCGCGCGCGCAACGCCGCTGCCCGTGATGCTGTACACGATTCCCGCCAAGGCCGGCATTACCTTGACCGTCGATACGGTGCGCCGTCTCGCCGAGATTCCGAACATTCGCGGCATTAAAGACAGCGGCGGCGACTTCGACCGCCTGCTCCAGCTCATCAACCTGCGCCGCGACGACTTCGCCGTGTTCACCGGCACCGACTCGATGATCCTGTGGACGCTCATCGCGGGCGGCGACGGCGCCGTGGCCGCCACGACGAACGCCGTGCCCGACGTCGTCATGTCGATCTGGAATCACTTCCAGGCTGGCGAGATCGAAGCCGCGCGCCGCGCGCAGGAATCGCTGCGCGCACTGCGCGACGCGTTCGCGCTCGGCACCATGCCGGTCGTGCTCAAGACCGCCGCCGCCATGCTCGGCATGCCGGCCGGCCCGGCGCGCGCACCCGCTCAGGCGCTCGACGCCGCCACGCGCGAGAAGCTCGCCAAGGCGCTGGCGATCTATCCGCGCGTCGCCTGA